One genomic segment of Vibrio penaeicida includes these proteins:
- a CDS encoding S8 family peptidase — translation MNKGYKLSALAIAVTACSSFSALANVGEDPINSPFIKNVKGTIVEDHSSHPVQRNELSRNMFSDPAAHRGDWFNASPNSSVIQGSGVDFVYDHLMPPLQPQPIIVAVLDSGVDVEHEDLKNKLWTNEDEIPDNGIDDDGNGYIDDVHGWNFLGNSLGINMDHDTLEVTREYKKYLRLKEAGYWIPPKKRAYYEGVEANYLESVTYYQNALDEVNQAIVQANQYKADILAVVEHTDFTKEGLQVLLTHSDPAVVVAAQGLLTVFEKWRSFDYLDSRLSRYQESINYHYNLDFDPRRDIVMDDPRNPWERGYGNNDVKGPVGRHGTHVAGIIAAERGNNVGVDGVADYAQIMAVRMVPNGDERDKDIANAVRYAVDNGAKIINMSFGKSYSPRKYIVDNAFLYAASKGVLIVHSAGNSRNDNDIKPSYPNRFAKYYASYPIPTWMDVGASSKLADETLVTYFSSFGQKSVDVFAPGHRVLSTTPDNTYAAYSGTSMAAPVVSGVAALIWSRYPDLSAKELKELLKDYSTTYPELLVKKPSSPETLVPFSSLSSSGGVVSAEAVFAELD, via the coding sequence ATGAATAAAGGATATAAACTTTCAGCGCTCGCGATAGCCGTTACCGCGTGCAGCAGCTTCTCTGCCTTAGCTAACGTTGGTGAAGACCCTATCAACTCCCCTTTCATAAAAAATGTGAAAGGCACCATCGTTGAAGATCACTCTTCTCACCCCGTTCAGCGCAATGAGCTTTCACGCAATATGTTCAGCGACCCAGCCGCCCACCGCGGCGATTGGTTCAATGCTTCGCCAAACTCTTCTGTGATTCAAGGCTCTGGTGTCGATTTCGTTTACGACCACCTTATGCCACCGCTTCAGCCTCAACCTATCATTGTGGCGGTACTGGATTCAGGTGTGGATGTTGAACACGAAGACTTGAAAAATAAGCTGTGGACTAACGAAGATGAAATCCCAGACAATGGCATCGACGACGATGGTAATGGATACATCGATGATGTTCATGGCTGGAACTTCTTGGGGAACTCACTTGGCATCAACATGGATCACGACACCCTAGAAGTGACCCGTGAATACAAAAAGTACCTCCGCCTTAAAGAAGCAGGGTACTGGATCCCGCCGAAAAAGCGCGCCTACTACGAAGGTGTGGAAGCCAATTACTTAGAATCGGTAACCTACTACCAAAACGCATTAGATGAAGTTAACCAAGCCATTGTTCAAGCGAATCAGTACAAAGCCGATATTTTGGCTGTTGTCGAACACACCGATTTCACGAAAGAAGGGCTTCAAGTACTGCTGACGCATTCCGACCCAGCAGTGGTTGTTGCCGCGCAAGGTCTGCTTACTGTGTTTGAAAAGTGGCGCTCGTTTGACTACCTCGATTCGCGTTTAAGCCGCTATCAAGAATCCATTAACTACCACTACAACCTAGACTTTGATCCTCGTAGAGACATTGTGATGGACGACCCAAGAAACCCTTGGGAAAGAGGCTATGGTAACAACGACGTGAAAGGACCTGTCGGCAGACACGGTACACACGTCGCCGGTATTATTGCCGCAGAACGGGGAAATAATGTGGGTGTAGATGGCGTAGCAGATTACGCACAGATCATGGCAGTACGCATGGTTCCAAATGGTGATGAGCGCGATAAAGACATCGCCAATGCGGTTCGTTATGCTGTCGATAACGGCGCGAAAATCATCAACATGAGCTTTGGTAAAAGCTACTCACCTCGCAAATACATTGTTGATAACGCCTTCCTCTACGCTGCCAGCAAAGGCGTATTGATTGTTCACTCTGCGGGTAACAGCCGTAACGACAACGACATCAAGCCAAGCTATCCAAACCGATTCGCTAAATACTACGCTTCTTACCCTATCCCTACGTGGATGGATGTAGGTGCTTCGTCGAAATTGGCAGATGAAACCTTGGTTACTTACTTCAGTAGCTTTGGGCAGAAATCCGTTGATGTTTTTGCACCGGGTCACCGAGTGTTATCGACCACGCCAGACAACACTTACGCGGCGTACAGTGGCACAAGTATGGCTGCGCCAGTTGTTTCTGGTGTCGCGGCACTCATTTGGTCTCGTTACCCTGATTTATCAGCAAAAGAGCTAAAAGAGTTGCTGAAGGATTACTCAACAACGTACCCAGAGCTGCTGGTTAAGAAACCTTCTTCACCAGAAACTTTGGTTCCATTTAGCAGCCTGTCTAGTTCAGGTGGTGTAGTGAGTGCAGAAGCTGTCTTCGCTGAGTTGGATTAG
- a CDS encoding GlcG/HbpS family heme-binding protein: protein MNIKHTALAAALTLTGLMSTNAFAAENKTVNVANIASQTAFKLAMESVHQCHSQGYRVSTTVVDTAGRVVAQLRADNAGTHTLESSRKKAFTAVSMKQPTANLMKTISEKPILQPLKDMDDNLLLLAGGIPLKVNNQIIGAIGVGGAPGGHLDVACAEAAIKKVL, encoded by the coding sequence ATGAACATCAAACACACTGCTCTAGCTGCTGCACTTACGTTAACTGGATTGATGAGCACCAATGCTTTCGCCGCAGAAAATAAGACCGTGAACGTCGCTAACATTGCTTCACAAACCGCGTTTAAATTAGCGATGGAATCGGTACACCAATGCCATTCACAAGGTTACCGTGTGAGCACCACGGTTGTGGATACCGCCGGACGAGTCGTGGCGCAGCTTCGCGCTGACAACGCAGGCACTCACACACTAGAAAGCTCACGTAAGAAAGCGTTCACCGCTGTGAGCATGAAGCAACCAACAGCAAACCTAATGAAGACCATTTCAGAAAAACCGATTCTGCAACCATTGAAAGACATGGACGACAACCTATTGCTATTGGCGGGCGGTATTCCACTCAAAGTGAATAACCAAATCATCGGCGCAATCGGCGTGGGTGGTGCTCCGGGTGGTCACCTTGATGTTGCTTGTGCAGAAGCAGCGATTAAAAAAGTGCTCTAA
- a CDS encoding response regulator, whose protein sequence is MRVLLIEDDSFIADFVIQGLEQEGYSVTHTANGLDGAHLAKSEPFDILILDIMLPGKDGFQILSELRGEGHAMPVIILSAKHSVEERVQGLKAGADDYLIKPFAFSELLVRCQTLLRRMSVSSTQNNTLKYRDVELDPLKRDLKRSGKAIALNQREFALAYLLLQNPEMVLSKTNILESVWGYQFDPQTNVVDVLVCRLRAKLDKGFDQSLIHTIRGVGYVLKAEH, encoded by the coding sequence GTGAGAGTGTTACTCATTGAAGACGACAGCTTTATCGCTGATTTTGTTATTCAAGGTTTAGAGCAAGAAGGGTACAGCGTTACTCACACTGCTAATGGGCTAGATGGTGCGCATCTTGCCAAAAGTGAACCGTTCGATATTCTGATTCTCGACATTATGCTCCCCGGGAAGGATGGCTTTCAGATTTTATCTGAGCTTCGTGGTGAAGGGCACGCGATGCCTGTGATCATATTAAGCGCCAAACATTCGGTAGAAGAGAGAGTGCAAGGGCTAAAGGCTGGGGCAGATGATTACTTAATTAAGCCGTTTGCATTCAGCGAATTGTTGGTGCGTTGCCAAACCTTATTGCGTCGAATGTCGGTCTCGTCTACCCAAAACAACACTCTAAAATACCGCGATGTGGAGCTCGATCCTCTTAAGCGGGATTTAAAGCGCAGTGGCAAAGCGATTGCCTTAAACCAGCGAGAATTTGCGCTGGCGTATTTGCTGTTGCAGAACCCAGAAATGGTGCTGTCGAAAACCAATATTTTGGAATCGGTTTGGGGGTATCAATTCGATCCTCAAACCAACGTAGTGGATGTATTGGTTTGCCGCTTGCGAGCCAAATTGGATAAAGGCTTTGACCAGTCGCTTATTCATACTATTCGAGGGGTAGGGTATGTCCTCAAAGCAGAACATTGA
- a CDS encoding sensor histidine kinase, with translation MSSKQNIELALQQAKKQLFTQFMTLLFGGLVVILMLIGIVFFFDSYQEEKKYLHSLSTEYQRILTYESDEKLVHVIESNQQRLYENHIAVYLSDEKGALNYLAGDEFPMYGLEKSVMDWDSQNFAYFLTQPHLAIQLTGKKQVFRLIVDLNSRYASALKNWLITCFSVVLLALITALLVHRLLTKTLRPLSHLAEDIQRLDEGNLSDIATTHVGNVNGGFALLYSSVHNMLSKLTTCITTLDRTLDAIAHDLRTPLTRIHLTAEKALSLPNLSPTPEHLIQSNTTLTQALSDCAENSTQANNLLTALMKLNDELTGKKPTLLENIDPNTIVKTVASWYEDIAEVNGITLNLELADSHLAKADANKLTQIIVNVLDNALKYTPEGGTVTLSTAINTAHQYQISIADTGIGIEPEFHELIFKRLFRVDESRNLTHGYGLGLSLTKAMVDSLNGLISVESELGKGSCFNIVLEVVEA, from the coding sequence ATGTCCTCAAAGCAGAACATTGAGTTGGCGCTGCAACAAGCCAAAAAGCAGCTGTTTACCCAGTTTATGACTCTGCTATTTGGAGGCTTGGTGGTGATCTTAATGTTGATCGGCATTGTGTTTTTCTTCGACTCGTATCAAGAGGAGAAGAAATATCTGCACAGCTTATCGACGGAGTACCAACGCATTCTTACCTACGAATCGGACGAAAAATTGGTGCATGTCATCGAATCTAATCAACAGCGATTGTATGAAAACCATATTGCTGTGTATTTGTCGGACGAGAAAGGTGCGCTGAATTATCTAGCGGGTGATGAATTTCCTATGTACGGGCTGGAAAAGTCGGTGATGGATTGGGATTCTCAGAATTTTGCTTACTTTCTCACGCAGCCTCATCTCGCGATTCAACTGACGGGCAAAAAACAGGTCTTTCGCTTAATAGTGGATTTGAATTCTCGTTATGCTTCGGCGTTAAAAAACTGGCTGATCACGTGTTTTTCTGTGGTGCTATTGGCATTGATCACTGCTCTATTGGTGCATCGGCTGTTAACCAAAACATTGCGCCCGTTATCCCATCTAGCAGAGGATATTCAACGCTTAGATGAAGGCAATTTAAGTGACATCGCTACAACCCACGTAGGGAACGTGAATGGGGGGTTTGCTTTGCTTTACAGCAGTGTTCATAACATGTTGAGCAAGCTGACAACCTGCATTACGACACTCGATAGAACGCTGGACGCCATTGCACACGATTTACGAACACCACTGACTCGCATTCACTTAACCGCAGAAAAGGCGCTGTCTCTCCCTAACCTTTCCCCAACACCAGAGCACCTTATACAGTCGAATACTACGCTTACCCAAGCCCTTAGCGATTGCGCAGAGAACTCAACCCAAGCTAATAACTTGCTCACGGCACTAATGAAGCTTAATGACGAGTTAACGGGGAAAAAGCCAACCCTGTTGGAAAACATCGACCCCAATACCATCGTGAAAACGGTCGCAAGTTGGTATGAAGACATCGCAGAGGTAAACGGTATTACGTTGAATCTGGAATTGGCGGATAGCCATTTAGCGAAAGCCGATGCCAATAAGCTAACGCAAATTATTGTTAACGTGTTGGATAATGCTTTGAAGTACACGCCAGAAGGCGGAACCGTGACCCTTTCTACGGCGATTAATACGGCACACCAATACCAAATTTCTATCGCAGACACGGGTATTGGCATTGAGCCGGAATTCCATGAGTTGATCTTTAAACGTTTATTCCGAGTCGACGAAAGCAGAAACTTAACGCACGGCTACGGGTTGGGGCTGTCGTTAACCAAAGCCATGGTTGATAGCCTAAATGGATTGATTTCAGTGGAGTCGGAGCTGGGAAAAGGGAGCTGCTTTAACATTGTGTTAGAAGTGGTGGAAGCGTAA
- a CDS encoding bile acid:sodium symporter family protein, with translation MLKTIINWFPLWAILGSVAAFSVPHIFVPLKSQIVPLLTIIMLSMGLTLKLEDFRRLSSNVKAVGVGVFLQFSVMPLTAFIIALAFNMNDSLTIGMVLVGSVAGGTASNVICYLAKGNVALSITMTAVSTLLGVLMTPFLVDLFLGIKVDVPVTQMVFSLIKIVLVPVSIGVLINHLFHKPIERISPVLPLISMAAIVLAIAIIVALNRDQIADVGAWVLIAVVIHNGVGLAAGYSACRLLGFDRTTCKTVAIEVGLQNSGLATALALKFFTPLSALPAGIFSIWHNLSGSVLAYFWSKDSAQPDGEENLKEQASS, from the coding sequence ATGCTTAAAACAATCATTAATTGGTTTCCCTTATGGGCTATCTTGGGCTCAGTGGCGGCTTTTTCTGTACCTCATATTTTCGTTCCTCTAAAAAGCCAGATAGTTCCTCTACTCACCATCATCATGCTTTCTATGGGGCTAACGCTTAAATTAGAAGATTTTCGTCGTCTTTCTTCTAACGTAAAAGCTGTCGGGGTGGGTGTCTTTCTCCAGTTCTCGGTAATGCCTCTTACCGCATTCATCATCGCCTTAGCGTTCAATATGAACGATTCTCTCACCATCGGCATGGTCTTGGTTGGCAGTGTGGCGGGAGGAACAGCATCGAACGTGATTTGCTATCTCGCAAAGGGAAATGTCGCGTTGTCTATCACCATGACGGCAGTGTCTACCCTGTTAGGCGTGTTAATGACACCGTTTCTTGTTGACCTATTTTTGGGTATTAAAGTCGATGTACCTGTCACTCAAATGGTATTCAGCCTCATTAAAATTGTGCTGGTGCCTGTCAGTATTGGTGTGTTGATCAATCATTTATTTCACAAGCCTATCGAACGAATTAGCCCAGTTTTACCTCTGATTTCTATGGCTGCCATTGTGTTAGCGATTGCGATTATCGTAGCACTAAATCGAGATCAAATTGCCGATGTCGGTGCTTGGGTATTGATTGCCGTGGTGATTCACAACGGGGTAGGATTAGCCGCAGGATACAGCGCATGCCGCTTATTAGGGTTTGACAGAACTACCTGTAAAACTGTTGCCATCGAAGTGGGTTTACAAAATTCTGGGCTCGCCACCGCGCTTGCCCTTAAGTTTTTCACGCCCCTTTCAGCGCTACCCGCTGGAATTTTCTCGATTTGGCACAACCTTTCTGGTTCCGTGCTGGCGTATTTCTGGTCGAAAGATAGTGCGCAACCTGATGGTGAAGAAAACTTGAAAGAGCAGGCATCGTCCTAG
- a CDS encoding S8 family peptidase, which produces MLKKVLGCCIAASFAVISTSGYAQNNEEQGFTSEGQTLAPLVSAPESQGVKNQYIVVLKQPFSVASNPESIQTFTQQTVSSLVTEQAVEVDKVFDRSISGFVATLSEDQLDSLRADQRVEFIEQDRIISIDPLISANANQGSATWGLDRIDQRNLPLNSNYSYNYDGSGVTAYVIDTGVTNTHPEFGGRSVSGYDFIDNDADSTDCNGHGTHVAGTIGGAKYGVAKNVNIVGVRVLSCTGTGSTSGVIAGVDWVAANASGPSVANMSLGGGVSTALDRAVANAVKSGVSFMLAAGNDNANACNSSPARAATGVTVGSTTRSDSRSSFSNWGSCVDVFAPGSSITSAWYDGSYKTISGTSMATPHVAGVAALYLQANRYLSPAAISNLITQRATVGKVKDTKGSVNKLLYSLSDSNCEPDCANPGDGKLTNGKAETNISLTQGGQEHYYIDVPAGRRLSVTISGGTGDADLYTRFGAKPTTSSWDCRPYRNGNSETCTVTSTKSGRYFIMLRGYRAANGVSLKASY; this is translated from the coding sequence ATGTTAAAGAAAGTACTAGGTTGCTGTATCGCCGCTTCATTTGCGGTGATTTCAACGTCAGGCTACGCACAAAATAATGAAGAACAAGGCTTTACTTCAGAAGGTCAAACGCTGGCACCTTTGGTGTCTGCACCTGAAAGCCAAGGGGTCAAAAATCAGTACATTGTGGTATTGAAACAGCCTTTCTCAGTGGCAAGTAACCCTGAATCAATCCAAACCTTTACTCAACAAACGGTATCAAGCTTAGTGACGGAGCAGGCTGTGGAGGTCGACAAAGTGTTCGACCGTTCAATCAGTGGCTTTGTTGCAACGTTATCAGAAGATCAGCTTGATTCGCTACGTGCCGACCAGCGAGTCGAGTTTATTGAGCAAGACCGAATCATTTCTATTGATCCTCTTATCTCTGCCAATGCAAACCAAGGGAGTGCAACTTGGGGGCTAGACAGAATTGATCAGCGCAATCTTCCATTGAATAGCAACTACAGTTACAACTACGACGGCTCAGGTGTTACCGCGTACGTCATCGATACGGGTGTGACCAATACACACCCAGAATTCGGCGGTCGCTCCGTTTCGGGTTACGACTTTATCGATAACGACGCCGACTCAACCGACTGTAACGGTCATGGTACACACGTTGCAGGTACCATTGGCGGTGCGAAATACGGTGTCGCGAAAAACGTGAATATTGTTGGTGTCCGAGTCTTGAGCTGTACTGGTACCGGTTCTACTTCAGGAGTTATCGCCGGTGTGGACTGGGTAGCGGCAAACGCGTCTGGTCCATCTGTTGCCAATATGAGTTTGGGTGGTGGCGTGTCTACGGCATTAGATCGTGCAGTGGCAAACGCTGTGAAATCAGGCGTGAGTTTTATGCTGGCAGCGGGTAACGACAATGCCAATGCGTGTAATTCTTCACCAGCTCGTGCCGCTACTGGTGTAACGGTAGGTTCAACGACTCGCAGTGATAGCCGTTCAAGCTTTTCTAACTGGGGTAGCTGTGTGGATGTCTTCGCTCCGGGCTCTAGCATTACATCGGCTTGGTATGACGGCAGCTACAAAACCATCAGTGGTACATCTATGGCAACACCACACGTAGCCGGCGTTGCAGCGCTTTACCTGCAAGCAAATCGATACCTTTCTCCTGCTGCGATTTCTAACTTGATCACTCAACGCGCGACAGTCGGTAAGGTTAAAGACACCAAAGGCTCTGTGAACAAGCTGCTTTATAGCCTGAGTGACAGCAATTGTGAACCCGATTGTGCAAACCCAGGTGATGGCAAGTTAACGAACGGTAAGGCAGAAACAAACATCAGTTTAACTCAAGGTGGACAAGAGCATTATTACATTGACGTTCCTGCTGGCCGACGCCTATCTGTAACGATAAGTGGTGGAACAGGTGATGCTGACTTGTACACGCGTTTTGGCGCCAAACCGACAACCAGTTCATGGGATTGTCGTCCATACCGTAACGGCAACAGCGAAACCTGCACCGTAACTAGCACGAAAAGCGGTCGCTACTTCATCATGTTGAGAGGGTACCGAGCAGCCAATGGTGTGAGTTTGAAAGCGAGTTATTAG
- a CDS encoding LysR substrate-binding domain-containing protein: protein MNIPRRLTPSLNGLRAFEASARHQSFAKAADELSVTPGAISQQVAALEEKLGMALFNRVKQRLQLTLAGENYLVALRESFDKIESATLDLLTYGGSRGKIKLGVLPTIATYWLIPKLPDFFDLYPSIELQMVSLELNFVTADRSPDLEGELIDIGLFYGDGYWQNLESEKVFDETTIAVANPELLKSCDTQDPFQVLPLLQHSTRPHTWSHWAQATQTPSLNPSGPSFEHFFMLKQAAISSLGIALLPEIVVQKEINNGELVQVSDASMTANSAYYLVYKAEKKHLPSVEAFRNWLLGNRKG, encoded by the coding sequence ATGAATATACCTAGACGACTCACCCCTTCACTTAACGGTCTTCGTGCTTTTGAAGCTTCTGCACGCCACCAAAGTTTTGCGAAAGCAGCCGATGAATTGTCTGTAACACCAGGGGCAATAAGCCAACAGGTCGCCGCACTTGAAGAAAAACTAGGGATGGCTCTTTTCAACCGCGTTAAACAACGCCTGCAGCTGACTTTAGCAGGCGAAAACTACCTTGTTGCGTTAAGAGAATCATTCGACAAAATTGAGTCAGCAACACTCGATCTTCTTACGTATGGAGGAAGCCGAGGAAAAATTAAGCTTGGGGTATTACCGACCATAGCGACATATTGGCTCATCCCTAAACTGCCTGATTTCTTCGACCTCTACCCTTCTATTGAACTTCAAATGGTGTCGCTCGAATTGAACTTTGTCACAGCAGACCGCTCACCAGACTTGGAAGGTGAACTCATAGATATTGGGTTGTTCTACGGTGATGGTTATTGGCAAAATTTAGAATCAGAAAAAGTTTTTGACGAAACAACGATTGCCGTCGCGAACCCAGAACTATTGAAAAGCTGTGACACTCAAGATCCATTTCAAGTGTTACCACTGCTGCAACACTCGACAAGACCACACACTTGGAGCCATTGGGCACAAGCGACTCAAACACCTAGTCTCAATCCATCAGGCCCTTCTTTTGAGCATTTCTTTATGCTTAAGCAAGCAGCTATATCATCCTTAGGCATCGCTTTGTTACCAGAAATTGTGGTGCAGAAAGAGATTAACAATGGCGAATTGGTTCAAGTCAGTGATGCATCTATGACCGCCAACAGTGCTTATTACTTGGTTTACAAAGCAGAGAAAAAGCATCTCCCAAGTGTGGAAGCATTCCGAAATTGGCTGTTAGGTAACCGTAAGGGTTAG
- a CDS encoding VOC family protein, with translation MKLTPFHVAIPVRHLEESRQFYRDVLNCSEGRSSECWVDFNLYGHQLVIHFDPSIGEEGKIRLHHNSVDSHAVPVPHIGVVLEMADWEALATRLKEKRVEFVIEPYVRFKGQTGEQATLFFYDPTGNALEFKAFKDIESQLFAAD, from the coding sequence ATGAAGCTAACGCCATTTCACGTTGCGATTCCAGTTCGCCATTTAGAAGAATCCCGCCAGTTTTACCGCGATGTATTGAATTGCAGCGAAGGTCGCAGTAGCGAATGCTGGGTCGATTTTAATTTGTATGGTCACCAACTGGTGATTCACTTCGACCCGTCAATAGGCGAAGAAGGAAAGATACGCCTGCATCATAACTCCGTAGACAGCCATGCCGTACCCGTTCCACATATCGGTGTTGTACTGGAAATGGCAGATTGGGAGGCATTAGCCACACGCCTAAAAGAGAAACGCGTTGAGTTTGTGATTGAACCTTACGTGCGCTTTAAAGGACAGACGGGCGAACAAGCCACCCTATTTTTCTATGACCCAACGGGCAATGCGCTGGAATTCAAAGCGTTTAAAGACATTGAAAGCCAACTGTTTGCTGCGGACTGA
- a CDS encoding TetR/AcrR family transcriptional regulator, whose product MPYTKAHKQKSREKILKSAFHLFSRNGFDFVTIDMVMKDCGLTRGAFYAHFSSKAELYESALSKGASETHLAQQKPTHFSPQEWVEFLLNTYLSIEHVKGKTPCPLAFFATDISTKDSGAKSTFSGIYQNMNQTILNYVRRYKECDEGKVLAITALVIGTVAIARTMEDDQSILALLSSSQKEAYDMLVAI is encoded by the coding sequence ATGCCTTATACAAAAGCACATAAGCAAAAGAGCCGCGAAAAGATCCTAAAAAGTGCCTTTCACCTTTTTTCGCGAAATGGATTTGATTTCGTCACTATTGATATGGTGATGAAAGATTGCGGCTTAACGCGAGGCGCATTTTATGCCCACTTCTCAAGTAAGGCAGAACTGTACGAAAGCGCTTTGTCTAAGGGAGCAAGCGAAACACATTTGGCTCAACAAAAGCCAACACATTTTTCACCTCAAGAGTGGGTAGAATTTTTGTTAAATACCTACCTCAGTATTGAACACGTAAAAGGTAAAACACCTTGCCCTCTCGCCTTTTTTGCTACCGATATTTCAACAAAAGATTCTGGTGCAAAATCGACCTTTTCAGGTATCTATCAAAACATGAACCAGACGATTCTTAACTATGTGAGGCGATACAAAGAATGCGACGAAGGCAAAGTACTGGCAATTACGGCGCTGGTTATCGGCACCGTCGCCATTGCTCGTACAATGGAAGATGATCAGTCCATCCTAGCTTTATTGTCTTCCAGCCAAAAAGAAGCCTACGACATGCTTGTTGCTATTTAG
- a CDS encoding GFA family protein, with translation MSSYKVKCHCQKVECEISLPVSTVVQCHCHNCRKMQGSDYSTWVAVPNAQFKVMKGESFLSRYEVSQRSSKSFCTQCGTTVFAINGKHFLDHKMVILGSIELCTSEHYVSELFPQMQVYTQDKAHWVSVHPEVPVFAGENENGK, from the coding sequence GTGAGCAGCTATAAAGTGAAATGCCATTGTCAAAAGGTTGAGTGCGAGATTTCTCTGCCTGTTTCTACTGTAGTGCAGTGCCACTGTCACAATTGCAGGAAGATGCAAGGAAGTGATTACAGTACGTGGGTAGCCGTACCCAATGCACAGTTTAAAGTGATGAAAGGCGAAAGTTTCCTGTCGCGCTACGAAGTGAGTCAACGCTCAAGCAAAAGCTTTTGTACCCAGTGTGGGACAACGGTATTTGCCATTAATGGGAAACACTTTTTAGATCATAAAATGGTAATACTAGGGTCGATAGAGCTTTGTACGTCAGAGCATTATGTGTCAGAGCTTTTCCCTCAAATGCAAGTGTACACCCAAGACAAAGCCCACTGGGTATCTGTTCATCCTGAAGTGCCTGTATTTGCGGGGGAAAATGAAAATGGAAAGTAG
- a CDS encoding histidine phosphatase family protein, with amino-acid sequence MEQLKIAIIRHGKPSSVSNDVVDALGFEKWVQAYDLSDVDTRSLPPLELQLELEKSYSISSDLNRALHSARLCANKNADCILKELREFEIPCFRWPFRLSIGKWLLFSRLAWYMNIVGKSESRRVGHARLRKAVDLIEEKSLEQPNIAIFGHGLANRFIAAELKRRGWTVASSGSGYWGTIRLVKALS; translated from the coding sequence ATGGAACAGTTGAAAATAGCCATAATTAGGCATGGCAAACCGAGTTCGGTATCCAACGATGTTGTGGACGCATTAGGTTTTGAGAAATGGGTACAAGCCTATGATTTGTCTGATGTGGATACCCGAAGTCTGCCACCTTTAGAGCTACAGTTAGAGCTAGAAAAGAGTTACTCAATAAGCAGCGATCTGAATCGCGCTCTGCATTCTGCTCGGCTTTGTGCCAATAAAAACGCCGACTGTATTTTAAAAGAATTGAGAGAGTTTGAAATCCCTTGTTTCCGTTGGCCATTTAGGCTTTCTATTGGCAAATGGTTATTATTTTCTCGCCTAGCTTGGTATATGAATATTGTCGGTAAAAGTGAATCGAGACGCGTGGGCCATGCGCGGTTAAGGAAGGCGGTTGATCTCATTGAGGAAAAGTCATTAGAACAGCCCAATATCGCAATATTTGGGCATGGTTTGGCAAACAGATTTATAGCAGCAGAGCTTAAGCGTCGTGGTTGGACAGTGGCTTCGAGTGGTTCGGGGTATTGGGGAACCATACGGCTAGTTAAAGCATTGAGTTGA
- a CDS encoding nucleotidyltransferase family protein: protein MEERLKSLIESVPELMDTAMVCRDLGLPNFYIAGGAITQIIWNSLLGRQFLDNVKDFDIVYFDSEEKLSEQEYEDAARIKLNHDVKIDIKNQANVHRWYPQKFGTVIPPYTRVEQGIDSWLSAFSIGFTLDKSDQVSIYSTKGLSDAFNMLVKPNKVAMTEASYLKMTKSFKKRWSTITVEPWA from the coding sequence ATGGAAGAACGTCTAAAAAGCCTTATTGAATCTGTACCGGAGCTGATGGACACTGCAATGGTATGTCGTGATTTAGGGTTACCGAATTTTTACATTGCAGGCGGTGCTATAACTCAAATCATCTGGAACAGTCTTTTAGGGCGCCAGTTTTTAGATAACGTGAAAGATTTTGATATTGTTTATTTCGATTCGGAAGAAAAACTTAGTGAACAAGAGTACGAAGATGCCGCTCGTATAAAGCTCAATCATGACGTAAAAATAGACATCAAAAATCAAGCGAATGTGCACCGTTGGTATCCTCAAAAATTCGGCACTGTCATTCCACCTTATACGCGGGTCGAACAAGGCATCGATTCATGGTTGTCGGCGTTTTCGATCGGCTTTACCTTAGATAAATCTGATCAGGTTTCTATCTATTCTACGAAGGGATTGAGCGATGCGTTTAATATGCTAGTGAAGCCGAATAAAGTAGCAATGACCGAAGCGAGTTACCTCAAAATGACCAAAAGCTTTAAAAAGCGGTGGTCGACTATAACTGTTGAACCTTGGGCATAA